In Setaria italica strain Yugu1 chromosome I, Setaria_italica_v2.0, whole genome shotgun sequence, the genomic window AGCTTTCTTTTCTTCCAACAGATAGGTTTCAGATGCATGTAACAGCGCCATCTATGCCAGGCGACGTAACTGTTGACCACTATTGAGTATTGCCAAAATGAAATCTTTTGGGAACCTTATTTATTTTGGCATTAAAGCTTCCTTTGTCTAAATAAAAGTATCAAGTAATGCCATTGGGTTGCTAATTTACTTGGTTGCTTTGAAGTAGGTGCAGAAGCGCGGTTGACTGATATTAAATCCCGCAGCACAACATGTAGAAATTCAACTAAACTAAGTAACATACCAAATCTACATCCGTCCCCAACATGCTCCTTGCCTTATCTTGGTTTCTAGCCTGAAGTCAGAAAAATGGAATAAATATCATAGAGATTATTAGAGCAACAGTTCATGTGATAAATGGAAAATGTGAAAAGCCAAAATGAGTTTGGTTGACAGTATGATACCAATACTCGAACTGGTACGCCCTTCTTCCGCAAGATATCAACCACCCGTCTCCCAACACCACCGGTGGCTCCAGTGACCAGCACCACATCTGATGTTTCCATTTTCTTGGGCACTTCAGTAGAAGCAGAGCCAGTGAAACTGCTAATGATGGATTCTACAATCTAAAAGGCAAAGCAAAAACATCAAGAGCTAAAGACATCATTCATAACCCCAAGCTGACTGTAAAACGACAGCAAACAGAAAGTGCAAAAGTTACTGACAGAACCTTGAGAGGGTTTGGGGGGCCGTTAAAGAAGTACAAAGTCCTGACAAATCTGCCGATGTCCCAAGACTGCTGCCCAGCAAAAGCTATTACCTCTCTCCGTGACAACCGTGATGACGCACGTCTTGATGGGCTGTATGTGAACCGTGGAAACCGTTTTGAACCGAGGAAAAGCACCTTCTGGTCTGTTCTTGTGGAGCAGGAAGCAGTAAACCTCACCTGATGACAAAAGAGCAATATCAGATATCATTTTATCAGGGCACTTCGTATTAGCAGGAATTGTTGGTCTCAATAGTTGGATGTAGTAGCTCTGAGCTAGTCAACCTGATTTCATCAAATaacaaatttaaaaaaaatggatgaAAAATTAGGTCCCACCGAGATTTGAACTCGGGTTACTGGATTCAGAGTCCAATGTCCTAACCGCTAGACCATGGGACCTTTGATGCCACTGAGCTATTAGTAAACTATAAATTCGTAACAGCCTAAGTGAAGGGTCTACTAAAGTGTTTGGTTACTTGCTTCCGCTGTTGATGGCAAATCCCTAGCGACCTTGGCGGCATCTGAGGGTTTGGTTTGCACATATCTTTATCGAATATGGACTCGATTTCGATGAATCCACATGAACTCGGCTCAGCACGCGCAGGAAAGAGACAGCAAGAAGGAAAACAGATCGACGCAGGGGGGCGAGAGCTCACTCACCCGCGGCCTGGCGAGAACCACCGGAACAGACGAAACGGCGGCGCCGCAGCAAGAGGAGCAGttcatctttcttcttctctccctGGGAAAGACGACACGACAGCAAGGGGACAGCAGGGGATTCTCTTCACCACGCCATTGGGAGGCCGCTGCTTAGGCAGTTAGGCTTAGGTTGCAGCGCGCCGCGACGATGACGACGCAGGGGATGCCGCGGGAGCGCCGTGGAAGTGGAAGGGGAGGCGCGGACCACACAAATTCCTGCGGTCCGGTGCGTGCACGTGGTGGTGCGCCCACGAGGCCACGATGAAGGCTCTCCCAGCGCGGCCTTGGGCACTTGCAATCGTCCAGTGGGACCTTGAGATTCGTGCGTCGTGAACGTGACGTTCTGGAAAACGTTTCCATTAGAGTGAGGGAATGATATCCTCATCATTGATTTCGAAGCCCTACTTGAATTGCAGGTTTGAATGCTGCTCTCCTGGAATTTCGGCCATCTCAGCCTCAAATTTGGCCATACAAATACCAGTACTAGTAGTTTCGGGTGCGTCTTGCTATTCAAATTGACCATTCCCTGACGTGCGAGATGGATCGCTCCACTTCTCCACGGGCAGTTTGCAGGCCAGCCCACGAGCTGCTCGACGAAATGCGCGGCCGGGCACTGCCCCGACCTTCTTGTCCGACGACGGCGCGGTACGCTCCCCGCACACGCCTCCGTCCCTTTGCCATCGCATTGTTTCTTTATGAGCCGTATAGTAGTGCCTTCGTCTTGGTAAGAGTTGGCAAGGTGACTGGCACTGCCATGGCTGACTGGCTAAGAGTTGCTTACTATGCTTTGCTAGCTAGCCGTGTTGGTTGATTCGTGCCCCTCTTTTTCTCTAGTAATAACTAGCattaggggtggtaatggatcatggccaGCATACCTCCTTCACAATTCAATTCAgctctatctatttttagttcaagGTCATATAATATTATGGCCCAGCCCTTATTGAGTCTGAGctttaaatttgctaggctaaattaaaGGGCCCTTTACCACCCCTAGCATAGATATCATCACATTCAGGACTGCAGTTGTTTGAAGACAATAGGATGATCAAATGTTGCAATGCCACACAACGAATGACCTGGTCTCGCACTTTTTGCACAAACACTAGCCGAACATAAGACAAATGGCATGCTTCTACATAACCCACCAAGCCACCAATGTTCTGGGACATACCATCACCATTCATCATCATTGTCTGTCAGAGCCCTTGTCACATGTCTGCTCGTTTAGCTACCATACAATCTCACCTCAAACACTAGTCaaaaagttttttaaaaaaatgatagCACATGATTTCAAAAGTGTGTGCAGTTTGCGCTGTTTACTGAATTGCAGCCGCTATCCATGAAGCAGTTTTTGGGGCTCATTTGGCATGATGTTTTGCAGAAAACGACACTACTCCATTGATATGTTATGCTTATTGAAGCACAAAAAAAAGTTAAGTTGGAACTTTCTATGCTCTTCTTTTATGCTTTTTGGAAGATTGTGAATGCATAAAACTTCACATTCCATTCACACATTGAAAATGTTAGGAGATAAATTTACAGAAGCACTGCACACGATAATTGCGACTAAATTACAAGTGGCCTTGTTTTCCTACTTTCCCTATAGCATATCATCTTGCAGACACCGGCACTGGGGACAAAGGGGATGAAGCATCACAGATATCATCTCTGGCTGTTGCTGCATAGCCTGAAGTGCTTTCTGTTTCCATATTACCTTCCAAGACCTTCACAACCTGCGACATGGCTGGTCGTTTACCGCAGTCGCGCTGCAAGCACCAGATAGCTAGCTTGATTACTTCTGTCATTTCAGATCCATGTAACTGGATATCTTCATCCTGATTGCTGACTATATCCAGAACTTGCCCGATCTTGATTTTCTCTTGCAGTATATTAATTAGATTATTGCTTCCTTCAGGCTGATTGTTTTCCAGGTTTCTCCTTCCACTCACTATTTCCAGCACAACTACACCAAAGCTGTAAATATCAGCCTTCTCAGTAATTGTTGATGACAGCCATTCTGGTGCTAGATAACCCCTTGTTCCCCTGATTTTGGTCATCACATGGCTTTGGTCCCTATCAATCAGCTTTGCTAAACCGAAGTCGGAGATCTTTGCATTGAACTTCTCATCAAGGAGGATATTTCCCGGCTTGATATCAAGGTGAGCAATCTTCTGGCGGCATTCTTCATGAAGGTAGGCCAAGCCCTTTGCAATGTCTAGGATAATTTTATATCGAGTTGCCCAACTGAGTGAACCACTTTGGTTCTTTCTGACGATCCATTTATCCAGAGACCCGTTGCTCATATGCTCATACACAAGGAGCCTGTGGAATTTGTCGGAGCAGTACCCAATCAATCTGACAAGATTAATATGATGGATGCTACCAATGGTGATGACTTCggccatgaattcttcctttcCATGGCCAATGTCACGCAAGCATTTGACAGCAATCTTGACATTTCCAAGTTTTCCCTCATATACTGGCCCGAATCCTCCTTGTCCCAGCTTTTTGCTGAAGTTATTAGTTGCTTCTCTCAGCTGTTTGTAGGAGAACCGTGTAGGCATCCCAGCCACTCCTTTAAATGGATCATCCTCTTCCATCCTCTTCACTATTATTCTTCTGATCATGAGAATGAGTAGGCAGACGACTGCAACTAGAACAGGAACACCGATGTGGTAAGCAGTTGGATTTATTTTCTTACTTGATGATGGTGGTAACATCTGCACCTTGACATATGCAGATAAATTATATCCAACTACTTCTGGCTGGTAATTCATGAGTGAGAAAATCTTTGGCACTAGAAAGCAGGAACCATTAGAGACATTTTGATGCCGGAAAAAGACTGCCTTGCATGAACAGGTCTTCAAGCATGCCTCCTTGCAGCTTTCTTCATCTGTTGTCCAATTATATGCAAAATTGAAGTACGTGACATTTGGCAGTGCTATAAGCTTATGATATTGGATCATGTCACAGGACAGAGGGGTTGCTAGGGAGCAGCCCAGGTTAGGTTGCCGGTCATCCAACTGATGGAAAAGGTCATCATCAATATTTCCACTTGGGCAACTGCATTGTCCTTGTGAACAGATTCCATATTCTCCACATACTGTAGGGTATGCACATTCATCAGGATACACATGCAGAACATCAGCAAGAGTTTTCCATGAAATACCGTTCCATCCATAAACTCTCAGGTGCCCATCATCCTCAAGGCTCATGAATTGTGTCGATGATGGCAAAGGCAGCGAGATATCGAATAACTTGATATCTGTGCTGTTGAACCTGAGAAATGCTGATAAGCTCCCTTGTAAGAAGGAAATGTAAGCCGTACTATTCTTCACTTGATCAGAGGATATGTTCGTCTTTGATTGAACTATTGCACCAGTAATATTAAAGTTTTTCTGATAATAGAGCTGTGGAGGATCTGCATTAATGAAAGCATAGAGGCCATTGTCGAGCACGGTGAGGTAAAACTGACCTTGAGTACTATTTGTCACCGAGGAAGTGGAGCTAAGCCTCTTCCCTTGCCACAATGACTGTCCAATGAGGAGTGTGTCAGTTGGGTGCACAAATGATTCCCATAACGTCTTCCCCATCACGTTGAAGAGAATCAGATTCCCAGTCTCAGCAAGATTCATGCCGACAACAGGGCTTCCTGTTGTATTCGTGGACCAGACTAACGAACCATCGAAGTCTCTGAGAATGAGATTTCCATCCTTGGTAAACTGCACTGATGCATTCTCCTTCACAGGACGGTATCTGTTAGCTGTCCACACGACCCTTGGCGTGGCTGTTGCATTGAAGGCAGAATTGCTTGCATCACCAATGGACATGAAGAAAACTGCAAAGAGGAAGACATTGCAGGGAGCAGTGCAGATGAAGCCGCAGCCGAAGGATGGACCAAACCCGGCAGGCTTCTGCCTGACAAGAATGGCTCTGATCGTGGAACCATCATCGTAGGTTGTATTGTAGGGGATAGTAGCTTCATTGTTGGTCCAAAGAGAAGGAAGGTTGGCAATGGGGCTAGGGTAATCAATGGACCAAGCTTGGGAGATTGGAATGGACAGCATGAAGAGGAGTAGCAATCTTTCAACTCCAAGCATGGCAGGTTTCTTAGTACTTGAACTGGACATGGAGATCTCTGCAGATCGTGTGATCTTTTGGTATGGACAATGGAAGGAGAGGTGATCTCAGAGAGAAATGAGGTGGGGGAGACATGGAATTTAGAGCTTGTCTGAAAATTCAGCAAAGACAAGCATCCGTGCATCAGATTAAAGAATTGGATATGGGGAGGAGTGGAGACTTAGTGGCATTCAAGTCCTGAAAAAGCAAACATAAAGTACACTGGAAACAAAAACTCTGATGGTCGTTGGCATCAGGGTTTGACGAGGTTCATGGCATTGTGCCAATTCCAACACCATTGGTCCTTGTTCTGAATCCAGTTACTGAAGTTTTAGCAGACAATCATGAAATTTTCTGCCCGAAAACCAAACTGTCCTTGGAGCTGACCATATGTTATTCAACTGAGACCTATCATTAATGAGTAAAAATCAGGTCCAGCAATCAGGCGAGCTTGGATTAGATAGTTTAGAATTATCCCGGTTGTCGGAGGTTGTCATGTAGAGCAGTACCCCTCTATGAACTAAACAAGTCATGTAGAGCACTCGATGCAAATCAACTTCCTCACCGACATAAGTGGCCTGATCAATTTTGGGCCCACAGTGAGAGTTGACTTATTTTATGATCTATCATGTTAATTAGTACCTGTATATTTTAAAAGGAAATTGGGTCAGCAATGATCTACCACAAGCAATTTTATTTGGTCACCCTGCCCTGGTTCTGTAtcttcactcttgagttccctTAATGGACACTAATGGAACTTTTTGTGACGAACTTGATGAAGCATTTGATTACTTGTGATGGAAAAGAAAGTCTTAGCAAACTTTGACCTGAAATTGCATATTTCCAGTGTCATGCCTAGATTGCTTCGATCAGCTGGAAAGGAATACAATTAGCAGTTTGTATTCAGTTTCCTTGAGAACAAGCAAAAAATGCAACTTTCTTAGCTAAAATATTTGTTTCTGCAGTCGCCTCTGAATGTTTACGGAATGAAACTATCAAGGAAGTTGTGGGATGCACGATGAACACGACAGAGACGGCGAGACTACACGGGCTCTCCAGTATGGACGTAACGTAAGTGTAAACATGTATTCTTCGAGAATACATTCACGTGGTTGTGCTTTGATTTATAGTAGTCTTTTACATGAAAGTATCATCCAGGAGCTAAAA contains:
- the LOC101763286 gene encoding G-type lectin S-receptor-like serine/threonine-protein kinase SD2-5, which gives rise to MSSSSTKKPAMLGVERLLLLFMLSIPISQAWSIDYPSPIANLPSLWTNNEATIPYNTTYDDGSTIRAILVRQKPAGFGPSFGCGFICTAPCNVFLFAVFFMSIGDASNSAFNATATPRVVWTANRYRPVKENASVQFTKDGNLILRDFDGSLVWSTNTTGSPVVGMNLAETGNLILFNVMGKTLWESFVHPTDTLLIGQSLWQGKRLSSTSSVTNSTQGQFYLTVLDNGLYAFINADPPQLYYQKNFNITGAIVQSKTNISSDQVKNSTAYISFLQGSLSAFLRFNSTDIKLFDISLPLPSSTQFMSLEDDGHLRVYGWNGISWKTLADVLHVYPDECAYPTVCGEYGICSQGQCSCPSGNIDDDLFHQLDDRQPNLGCSLATPLSCDMIQYHKLIALPNVTYFNFAYNWTTDEESCKEACLKTCSCKAVFFRHQNVSNGSCFLVPKIFSLMNYQPEVVGYNLSAYVKVQMLPPSSSKKINPTAYHIGVPVLVAVVCLLILMIRRIIVKRMEEDDPFKGVAGMPTRFSYKQLREATNNFSKKLGQGGFGPVYEGKLGNVKIAVKCLRDIGHGKEEFMAEVITIGSIHHINLVRLIGYCSDKFHRLLVYEHMSNGSLDKWIVRKNQSGSLSWATRYKIILDIAKGLAYLHEECRQKIAHLDIKPGNILLDEKFNAKISDFGLAKLIDRDQSHVMTKIRGTRGYLAPEWLSSTITEKADIYSFGVVVLEIVSGRRNLENNQPEGSNNLINILQEKIKIGQVLDIVSNQDEDIQLHGSEMTEVIKLAIWCLQRDCGKRPAMSQVVKVLEGNMETESTSGYAATARDDICDASSPLSPVPVSAR